In Providencia rettgeri, the following proteins share a genomic window:
- the recG gene encoding ATP-dependent DNA helicase RecG, with the protein MNNGLLDTISLTSLHGVGASQSEKMRKIGLNTVQDLLLHFPLRYEDHTRLYQIKDLLPGTTATITGEVLQTKVVFGRKRMMTCLISDGTGNLTLRFFNFSAAMKNNLAEGRQVTAYGEVRRGNTGPEIIHPEYKVSKDPSNISLQENLTPVYPTTEGVRQATLRKVMEQALGLLDSGKIKELLPEELSRGMISLPDAIRLLHNPPPNVALSELEKGHHPAQKRLVLEELLAHHLSMLAIRAGNERLYAEPLVTSGQLKSQLLAQLPFSPTDAQNRVVSEVEADLAKNAPMMRLIQGDVGSGKTLVAALAAVCAIENGKQVALMAPTEILAEQHANTFKQWLEPLGVKVGWLAGKQKGKARQTQQDAIASGEVAMVVGTHAIFQEQVSFKALGLVIIDEQHRFGVHQRLALREKGEQQGYHPHQLIMTATPIPRTLAMTAYADLDTSVIDELPPGRTPVTTVAIPDTRRNDIIERVRQACIEEGRQAYWVCTLIEDSELLEAQAAQVTSEELALALPELKVGLVHGRMKPAEKQSIMAAFKQNEIQLLVATTVIEVGVDVPNASLMIIDNPERLGLAQLHQLRGRVGRGAIASHCVLLYKTPLTHTAKQRLQVLRDSNDGFVIAQKDLEIRGPGELLGTRQTGNAEFKVADLLRDQYMLPEVQRLARHIQQNHPENAQQLIERWLPEREQYSHA; encoded by the coding sequence ATGAATAATGGGCTACTTGATACCATTTCACTGACCTCATTGCATGGTGTTGGTGCAAGTCAGTCAGAAAAAATGCGTAAAATCGGTTTGAACACCGTTCAAGACCTTCTTCTTCATTTCCCTTTGCGCTATGAAGACCATACTCGTTTATATCAAATAAAAGATCTTCTTCCCGGCACGACAGCAACGATCACGGGCGAAGTCCTGCAAACTAAAGTCGTCTTCGGCCGAAAAAGAATGATGACTTGCTTAATTTCCGATGGAACAGGCAACCTCACCTTACGTTTTTTCAATTTCTCAGCAGCAATGAAAAATAACTTAGCAGAAGGAAGACAGGTTACCGCCTATGGGGAAGTTCGCAGAGGAAATACAGGACCGGAAATCATTCACCCTGAATATAAAGTGTCTAAAGACCCCAGCAATATCAGCTTGCAAGAGAATTTAACACCCGTATATCCAACCACTGAAGGTGTTCGCCAAGCGACTTTACGCAAAGTCATGGAACAAGCGCTCGGGCTACTGGATAGCGGGAAAATAAAAGAATTACTTCCTGAAGAGCTTAGCCGTGGAATGATAAGCTTACCAGATGCTATTCGCTTATTACACAATCCACCACCGAATGTGGCACTGAGCGAGCTAGAAAAAGGCCATCATCCGGCACAAAAGCGGCTAGTCCTCGAAGAACTACTCGCTCACCATCTAAGCATGTTAGCTATCCGCGCAGGTAATGAACGCCTATATGCGGAACCATTAGTGACAAGTGGTCAATTAAAATCTCAGTTACTTGCACAATTACCGTTTTCACCAACAGACGCACAAAACCGTGTTGTTAGTGAAGTTGAAGCAGACCTCGCTAAAAACGCCCCTATGATGCGTTTGATTCAAGGGGATGTGGGATCAGGGAAAACCCTCGTTGCAGCCTTAGCCGCCGTTTGTGCCATCGAGAATGGCAAACAAGTGGCGCTGATGGCTCCCACGGAAATTCTTGCAGAGCAACATGCCAATACGTTCAAACAGTGGTTAGAACCTTTAGGTGTCAAAGTAGGTTGGCTTGCGGGTAAACAAAAGGGTAAGGCACGTCAGACTCAGCAAGATGCCATCGCAAGTGGAGAGGTCGCGATGGTTGTTGGAACACACGCTATTTTCCAAGAGCAAGTGAGCTTTAAAGCTCTGGGGCTTGTTATCATTGATGAACAACATCGCTTTGGCGTTCATCAGCGGCTCGCTCTGCGTGAAAAAGGTGAGCAGCAAGGGTACCACCCTCATCAATTAATCATGACCGCTACGCCAATCCCACGGACGCTGGCGATGACAGCCTATGCAGACTTAGATACCTCGGTCATCGACGAGCTACCTCCAGGACGAACCCCCGTCACCACTGTCGCCATACCGGACACTCGCCGTAATGATATTATTGAGCGTGTTCGCCAAGCCTGTATTGAAGAAGGCCGCCAAGCCTATTGGGTCTGCACACTCATTGAAGACTCTGAATTATTAGAAGCGCAAGCAGCTCAAGTGACCAGCGAAGAGCTCGCACTGGCATTACCTGAATTGAAAGTCGGTTTAGTTCATGGTCGAATGAAACCCGCTGAAAAGCAAAGTATTATGGCGGCTTTTAAACAGAATGAAATTCAACTGCTGGTTGCTACGACGGTTATTGAAGTCGGTGTGGATGTGCCAAATGCAAGTTTAATGATTATTGATAACCCTGAACGCCTTGGTTTGGCTCAGTTACACCAACTAAGAGGGCGGGTCGGCCGTGGAGCTATCGCGTCTCACTGTGTCTTATTGTACAAGACACCGTTAACCCATACCGCTAAACAAAGACTACAAGTGTTGCGGGACAGCAATGATGGCTTTGTTATCGCACAAAAAGATCTCGAAATTCGCGGGCCAGGGGAATTATTAGGCACTAGACAAACAGGAAATGCAGAATTTAAAGTCGCAGATTTGTTGCGTGACCAATACATGTTGCCAGAAGTGCAACGCCTTGCTCGCCATATTCAACAAAATCACCCCGAAAATGCACAACAACTTATTGAGCGTTGGTTACCTGAGCGAGAGCAGTACAGCCACGCTTAA
- the gltS gene encoding sodium/glutamate symporter produces the protein MYHLDVYGTLVAATLVLLLGRKLVKSVPFLEKYTIPEPVAGGLLVAFSLLLLKQLFDWSLSFDLSLQEPMMLAFFATIGLNANLASLKAGGKALFIFIFVVVGLLLVQNTVGIALAELLGLDPLMGLLAGSVTLSGGHGTGAAWGKIFTESYGFQSATEVAMACATFGLVLGGLIGGPVARFLTRNIPTPGTADDDKDVPTAFEKPQSGRMITSMVLIETIALIAICLLVGSFIAGELADTPFALPKFVCVLFVGVILSNSLSLLGFYRVFDRAVSVMGNVSLSLFLAMALMSLKLWELASLAIPMIIILAVQACVMAGYAIFVTFRVMGKNYDAAILAAGHCGFGLGATPTAIANMQAVTDRLGPSHLAFLVVPMVGAFFIDIVNAIVIKLYLMLPLFPTIAG, from the coding sequence ATGTATCATCTCGATGTCTACGGTACACTGGTAGCAGCTACCTTAGTACTATTACTTGGGCGTAAACTGGTCAAATCAGTTCCTTTCCTTGAAAAATATACAATCCCTGAACCTGTTGCGGGTGGGTTGTTAGTAGCTTTTAGTCTTTTATTGCTTAAACAATTATTTGACTGGAGCCTTTCTTTTGACTTATCACTGCAAGAACCTATGATGCTGGCATTTTTTGCCACAATTGGTCTTAATGCCAACCTTGCTAGTTTGAAGGCTGGTGGTAAGGCATTGTTTATCTTCATTTTTGTGGTTGTTGGTTTATTGCTTGTCCAAAATACGGTAGGGATTGCTCTTGCTGAATTATTGGGATTAGACCCTCTCATGGGGCTATTAGCTGGTTCAGTTACCTTATCGGGTGGTCATGGAACTGGTGCGGCATGGGGGAAAATTTTCACTGAAAGCTATGGTTTCCAAAGTGCAACAGAAGTTGCAATGGCGTGTGCTACATTTGGACTTGTTCTCGGTGGTTTAATCGGCGGGCCTGTTGCACGTTTTCTAACGCGTAATATTCCAACGCCAGGAACGGCTGATGATGATAAAGACGTTCCAACTGCATTTGAGAAACCACAATCTGGGCGCATGATCACTTCAATGGTTTTAATTGAAACTATTGCACTGATCGCTATTTGTCTATTGGTGGGAAGTTTTATTGCAGGCGAATTAGCCGATACTCCTTTCGCATTGCCTAAGTTTGTCTGCGTACTTTTTGTTGGTGTCATTTTAAGTAACAGCTTATCACTGCTTGGTTTTTACCGAGTATTCGACCGCGCTGTTTCTGTCATGGGTAACGTGAGCCTCTCATTATTCTTAGCAATGGCACTCATGAGCTTGAAGCTGTGGGAATTAGCATCACTTGCAATCCCAATGATTATCATTCTTGCTGTACAGGCTTGTGTGATGGCGGGATATGCTATTTTTGTGACTTTCCGCGTGATGGGCAAAAACTATGACGCTGCAATCTTAGCTGCAGGTCATTGTGGGTTTGGTCTTGGTGCGACACCAACAGCGATTGCGAATATGCAAGCTGTTACGGATAGATTAGGTCCATCTCACTTAGCATTCTTGGTTGTACCAATGGTTGGGGCATTCTTCATTGATATTGTTAATGCGATAGTGATTAAACTGTATCTGATGCTGCCATTATTCCCAACGATTGCTGGTTAA
- a CDS encoding uracil-xanthine permease family protein — protein sequence MNTATSEKQTTEATIQTQSELIYKLEDRPPLPQALFAAGQHLLAMFVAVITPAMLICQALGLPAHDTQRIISMSLFASGIASLIQIRAWGPIGSGLLSIQGTSFNFVAPLIMGGVALKQGGADIPSMMAALFGTLLVAALTEVILSRFLHLARRVITPLVSGVVVMIIGLSLIQVGLTSIGGGYGAISDNTFGSPDYLILAGVVLAVIILLNRQKNPYLRVASLVIAMAVGYIAAWWMDMLPNAQPMEANQPIITVPEPFYYGLSFDWNLLIPLILIFMVTSLETIGDITATSDVSEQPVRGPLYMKRIKGGVLANGLNSMVSAVFNTFPNSCFGQNNGVIQLTGVASRYVGYIVALMLVLLGLFPAVAGFVQQIPEPVLGGATIVMFGTIAASGVRIVSREPLNRRAIMIIALSLAVGMGVSQQPLILQFAPDWLKTLFSSGIAAGGLTAIVLNLVFPLEK from the coding sequence ATGAATACTGCGACGTCTGAAAAACAAACTACTGAAGCGACCATACAAACGCAAAGCGAACTCATCTATAAATTAGAAGACCGCCCACCACTGCCCCAAGCCTTGTTTGCCGCTGGGCAACATCTTCTGGCGATGTTTGTTGCGGTGATTACCCCTGCGATGCTGATTTGTCAGGCATTAGGACTACCAGCTCACGATACCCAGCGCATCATTAGTATGTCTTTATTTGCCTCCGGTATTGCTTCTTTAATTCAGATCCGTGCATGGGGCCCTATTGGCTCAGGCCTGCTTTCGATTCAAGGAACCAGTTTTAACTTTGTTGCACCTTTAATCATGGGGGGTGTTGCACTTAAGCAAGGTGGCGCTGATATCCCGTCGATGATGGCAGCCTTATTCGGCACATTGCTAGTTGCAGCACTCACCGAAGTGATTCTTTCTCGCTTCTTACATCTAGCCCGTCGAGTCATTACACCACTGGTTTCAGGTGTTGTTGTCATGATTATCGGCCTATCCTTGATTCAAGTAGGGTTAACATCCATTGGCGGTGGCTATGGTGCGATTAGCGATAACACCTTCGGTTCACCAGACTATTTGATTTTGGCTGGGGTTGTTTTAGCGGTTATTATTTTACTTAATCGGCAGAAAAACCCTTACTTACGTGTCGCATCTTTAGTCATTGCTATGGCTGTTGGTTATATTGCAGCTTGGTGGATGGACATGTTGCCAAATGCGCAACCAATGGAAGCCAACCAGCCAATTATTACTGTCCCTGAGCCCTTTTATTATGGCTTATCCTTCGACTGGAACCTGTTGATCCCATTAATTCTTATTTTTATGGTGACTTCCTTAGAAACGATAGGTGATATTACCGCCACTTCTGATGTATCTGAGCAACCGGTTCGCGGCCCTTTGTACATGAAACGTATCAAAGGTGGCGTACTTGCTAATGGTTTGAACTCGATGGTTTCTGCGGTATTTAATACTTTCCCTAACTCTTGCTTTGGGCAAAACAACGGTGTTATCCAGTTAACTGGGGTGGCAAGTCGCTATGTCGGCTACATTGTCGCTTTAATGTTAGTGCTATTGGGGCTGTTCCCTGCGGTTGCAGGCTTCGTGCAACAAATTCCCGAACCTGTGCTGGGCGGAGCAACCATTGTAATGTTTGGTACCATTGCCGCTTCAGGTGTACGCATTGTATCTCGTGAACCGCTCAATCGCCGGGCTATCATGATTATTGCGCTTTCCCTCGCAGTGGGTATGGGCGTTTCACAGCAACCTTTGATTTTGCAATTCGCACCTGACTGGCTAAAAACATTGTTTTCTTCTGGTATTGCTGCGGGTGGTTTAACTGCAATTGTTCTGAATTTAGTCTTCCCTCTCGAAAAATAA